One segment of Phragmites australis chromosome 13, lpPhrAust1.1, whole genome shotgun sequence DNA contains the following:
- the LOC133888793 gene encoding protein ANTAGONIST OF LIKE HETEROCHROMATIN PROTEIN 1-like: protein MVASGRKRSRRAPIPAPSSPPPAPAPAQSPPQLTSLLALLASSVTLALRFAADRDLLLLPSQTLALDPLLLSAARAVSRLLALLPLHLQTLTLTSLSLSPPTPSPSLPSSWFLRLLSSPSLPDSAWRDAFRMSKPAFFQLLHALALPTPTASSSSSTLALPPDHKLGAALFRLAHAAPARAVARRFGLPSPSVAARAFYEVCRAIADRLAVMLDLAAPDRIARAVPGFCALSLPNCCGALGYARFGDAAIAQALVDADGRFLDVSVGWDLAMAPAEILPRTKLYTSQSIVLANAPQGELIGGSVPRYFLGPACCPLLPWLVTPYKDMGATDDLSKESVFNYVHAHGMQVVKNAFGHVRARWRLLEECWKGECQEALPYVVVAGCLLHNFLIKCGEPLPEEIQGDANADVFVDFEGEKDKEGERIKDVLAAHLSLDDFIAINLGTLPGSYLTCPFFKPNEDAI, encoded by the exons ATGGTTGCCTCCGGCCGCAAGCGCTCCCGCCGCGCGCCCATTCCCGCGCCGTCGTCCccaccgccggcgccggctcCGGCCCAGTCGCCGCCGCAGCTCACATCGCTACTGGCGCTGCTCGCCTCGTCCGTCACCCTGGCGCTGCGGTTCGCGGCCGACCGCGACCTCCTCCTGCTCCCGTCCCAGACGCTCGCGCTCGACCCGCTCCTCCTCTCCGCCGCGCGCGCCGTCTCCCGCCTCCTCGCGCTGCTCCCGCTCCACCTGCAGACGCTCACGCTCACCTCCCTCTCGCTCTCCCCGCCCACGCCGTCGCCTTCGCTACCCTCTTCCTGGTTCCTTCGCCTCCTCTCGTCGCCGTCCCTCCCGGACTCCGCCTGGCGCGACGCCTTCCGCATGTCCAAGCCCGCATTCTTCCAGCTCCTCCACGCCCTCGCGCTCCCCAcccccaccgcctcctcctcgtcctcgaccCTCGCGCTGCCGCCCGACCACAAGCTCGGCGCCGCGCTGTTCCGCCTCGCCCACGCCGCGCCCGCGCGAGCCGTAGCTCGCCGGTTCggcctcccctccccctccgtcGCCGCCCGCGCATTCTACGAGGTCTGCCGCGCAATCGCCGACCGCCTCGCCGTGATGCTGGACCTCGCCGCGCCCGACCGCATCGCCCGCGCCGTCCCGGGGTTCTGCGCGCTCTCGCTGCCCAACTGCTGTGGCGCGCTCGGGTACGCGCGGTTCGGGGACGCCGCCATCGCGCAGGCGCTGGTGGACGCCGATGGCCGCTTCCTTGACGTCTCCGTCGGCTGGGACTTGGCGATGGCGCCGGCGGAGATCCTCCCGCGGACGAAGCTGTACACCTCCCAATCTATTGTGCTCGCCAATGCGCCTCAAGGCGAGCTCATTGGCGGCTCAGTGCCGCGCTACTTCTTGGGGCCGGCTTGCTGCCCGCTGCTCCCCTGGCTTGTGACACCGTACAAGGATATGGGTGCCACCGATGACTTATCCAAAGAGAGCGTCTTTAACTATGTGCACGCGCACGGGATGCAGGTGGTGAAGAATGCCTTTGGCCATGTGCGGGCACGGTGGCGGCTTCTAGAGGAATGCTGGAAGGGAGAGTGCCAAGAGGCACTGCCGTATGTCGTGGTTGCTGGTTGTCTGCTCCACAATTTTCTCATCAAGTGTGGCGAACCACTACCTGAGGAGATTCAGGGGGATGCCAATGCCGATGTGTTTGTGGACTTTGAGGGGGAGAAGGACAAGGAAGGGGAGAGAATCAAGGATGTTCTTGCTGCACACTTGAGCTTG GATGATTTTATTGCTATTAATCTTGGCACCCTTCCAGGAAGCTACTTAACATGTCCCTTTTTTAAACCAAATGAGGATGCCATTTGA